The Phoenix dactylifera cultivar Barhee BC4 unplaced genomic scaffold, palm_55x_up_171113_PBpolish2nd_filt_p 000352F, whole genome shotgun sequence genome contains the following window.
GGCCATAATCTGAATGGTAAATCGAGCAATATGAAGATGAAAAATTTTTAATCTGCAAACTATATCACTATTGGAATATATTTTCCTGTACTTCTTTGCATTCCAAGCATACACTTTTCTTCAAAGGACAAAACATTGGAAGCATATTTACACCCAGCAGATAATGGTGACTAGATGATTATTTGCTGTCCTCATATAAGAAGTACTAATGGTTAGTTTATTTGTAGAAAGCAACCAGTTGCACAACAAAGGTGCTCCTTTCATTACATTCATAAAAGATGAAAACACAGAAAAAAGTGTTTTTCTCATATATTGTAAAAGAAGACAGACAGGCTTGTGATCCATAACCCCCCagtgtcccccccccccccaaaaaaaaaaaacaaccttCACCCCCTTGTTCTCCCTTCATCGTAAAACCGATTGCTCCTAGCTGAAAAAGGAACAAAACAGGAATAATACGATCACAGGGATTAAATTCATTTAGTATGTTGTTACCTATAATTCAGTTTCATTTCTTGCCCTTTTCTGTCTCCAAAGGTATTTGATGAAAGGTGAAAGGAAGACCTGGTAAGATTTACTGACCAGAAGCTGTTTTCGACTGCTGAGGCAGGCCATCAATCATGCTCAACTGTCTCCTGAGCTTAACTATGTGGGCCTGCACCTTTGACACAGAATAATTGGCTAAATTAATTCCATTTTCGAGGATTGAAATTAATTCAGCATCTTATAGTTCTAAAAACCCAATCCATCATATGAATATCTGCAGGAACTCATCCATCTTAATTCTTACATTTGCAAGAATTTGGCATATGCAATGTTTGTATTAAGAATATGCAAGAGACACTTCATCTACTCCCTGaaaatacatatatgcatacgcATGTGAACGTGTATATATAAGATGTCCATAGAGTTCTTCTAACTGGACTTTCCCCTCTTAAAACATGAAAAGGAAGCATGGATATCTATGATCGCTTGTTGGACTTATCCTTGAAGCACAGATGGTTGGACTCCCCTTCCTAGGAATGAGTACATATGGGACTCCAGAGGTCTCGGCAGAAAACATGGACAACTCATGGATGGAGATGTGATCGAACATACTACTTAATAGGTTGCTAAAAAGATAGGCGGATACTAAGCAAGGAGCAACCAAAAGAAAAGGCAGGCAGTTAAGAAGCATTGAATGAATCCCAGACACAGAATGACAGGAAAGCAAGATAAGCAAGGGCGGAGAAGCTGCAGCAAAGATGCTTCCCTCCACGCTGTTTCTGCCTTTGCTATGAATTACACATGAGGAGTTCAATTACCTTAGGTGATGGTGGGACCAGTAACTTTAGTTAGCTGCATAGAATTCAATGACCTGAAAACCCTGATTAGATTTGACAGGATCTTTCTAAAGAGAGCTTGTAAACATGTCAATGGCACTAGAGAAGACCCATGACCGAAGCCAGAAATATACAGTGTGCTCATGCTAGATGACATATTGAGCGTGGGGAAAATCTCCTACAAAGGCATTTTAGACATTCAGCTGGAAATGAGAAAAGAGAACAATAGATCTTGTTTCCTCTGCTTGCCATAGCTTGAGAGTTTACAAAAAGCATCAGTACGCCCAGATTGTAGTCCAGAATCAAGGAGAAAGAGAGTCTGGCTATAACCAAAAAAAGTAGAATGAAAGTGAAAAGACAATTCTAACTCCATCAACCAATTGTCCCTTTTAAATATTAGAGATAAGTAGCCAGTGAGTAAGAACAATGAAAATTCTCAGAAAATTCATTAATGTAAAAAAGGTAAAATGAAATTCGCAGTTATAAAAACACCTGCTGCTTTAGCATGCATAAACTGCAAAAAAATGATGAAGCAAGAATCCTAATGGTACAGCAGTGGTCTTTGCTACAATTATATTAAAGGTGAGGAATGGTTTGCAGGTCGAATTTTATGGGATGTAAAGGGATGTGCAATACCAAGACCATTGACCTACACCACACACTGCCCTCCACAACTAAAAGACAAGAAAAAAACACCCCAACGCCTTACCAATGCTCTACAACTAACTTTGCCATACTTCAATGGGTCTCCTTTCATTTTACGCTACTACATTCCACTTCACCACCCATTTACCCTCTATCATCAAGATTGCCCTCTTTGTCAAATTCACTTTTAACaatccacccccccccccctctctctctcacacacacgcgcgcgtgcacacacacacatttgCTCAACACCATTAATAAGGAATTTAGGCACACTTATGTTAGACACAAATatagaaattagaaaattttattcttatttgAATTCTGTAATTTTATTTGGACtcagaattttatttttatgtggatgctagggtttgccaCATTAGGATTTTGGGTTGTCTATATAAGTTCATTGCTGTGTTAATTGAGAACACAGCTTACATTATTAAGAATGTTGAGATAtcccctttctctctccctctgcctaccactctcctcttcttctcttctctcccctctttttcttcttcttcttcttcttcttcttcttcttcttcttcttcttctctctctctctctctctctctctctctctctctctctctctctctctctctctctctctctctctctctctcttctgtccTGCACCACCATGTTAGTGTAACTGTTCACCAGAAGCTAGGTTCCCCTCAATGATCAAACCAATAAGCGATGAATAGCGCAGTGTAAGTTAAAATGGATATGAAAGAATTTTGCTAACATCATGACAAGTGAAGCTTCACATGCATAGATACATTGGGCTAATCTGGGCACATTCATCTGAACAATTGTTTTGGATGAACTTGCCTTTAGGATATACCAAGCAAGAACCGTCCATGCAAAGTACAGAAGcctaaatgaaaaaaataccaGGGCGCCCAACAATTCACAGGCTTTACTCGAGCATTTTATAAAACCCAGTACACTGTTATTTGTatccaaacaaagaaaagaaaagaaggatagAAACAATATAAAAATCAAAACCCACTATTACAGCTTGCTTGATCTATTGCAACTCTCATATTTACCTTGCAGCTATGATATACCAAATTAGGTGCGGTCAACTTTGGTATTGCACTAAATTTTGTAACTTCACAATTTTTCCACCAAAAAAGCATGCTCCAGGTCCAAGATATTTGCCATAACCAATGCATCCAACATATGGCGTGGCACCAAATAAAATGCTTGTTCAGACCATTGACTGGAGTTTGCACTCCAgataaacaaacaaaaatcaagacTAGAAAATATATCACGGTAGTTTGGAACAAATCCCAAAATCAAGCCTCACTTGCCACTCGAAGACAGGCCATGACTTAATCTGATATATTCTTATCGCTCTTCACAGATGTCAGATCAGAGGATTGCTCTTTAAGACCATGGTCTACTGGCTTAATGATCACAATTTATCAGCCTAAAGAGCTatcttttttccccttcttttagTGAATCTACCCTGTACACAGCCCTATTCTTTCTCAATCTTTCTTCTACAGAACGGATAGATAAGGCAGTTGGATGAGGGGTGTGACACATGGCCCCCACGTGTCACCCATGGGTCCAACTTTCGCCCACCATCTCTTAATCACCTCAATCAAATGAGATGGGCAAGGTAGGTTAGCGGGGTCAAACCAGTTCAGGCTAATCTAGATTAGATCGAAGTTGTTATGGATCGGACTCTGTCCAAGGCTTGGTTGCATTTAGGTCTGAGCCCACAACAACAGCCTCCACCAAGATCTCAGGAACAAGTCAGCTAGATAACACAGaaattctgaaaaatatttttacttGGTCCACTAGCAAATGCCtgtgataaattatatttgtgaACCACAAACATATATTCACTACTTTAAAATCAATTTAATAGGAAGTTGATGGAAGAATATCTGCATCTGCTAAGAGTTTTCTGACGACCATATTATCTTAACTTAGCATAAAGTTAGAATGAtgcaacttgtttcattttgaaTTCTGACCGAGGATTGCACGTTGCCCATGACATATTTCCAATAACCAGAATCAACACGGCCTAACCATCTGTTAAGGTCTGGACTCAAATCCTGTTTACAATTGGTTTGTTTGATCATGTTAAGGTGCTTTCAAAACCTCTAATGCAGCATAGAAAACTGAGATAAGAAACAAGCAATCTAATTCCATTTGTCCACAGCTCTATTCCTAATTGAAATGCAGTATCCAGATTCTAGAGAACAAAAAGTAATGATTTTGTTATATTTCATTATATAAGTTTTATAAACTCAGTTTTCATCTCAATAGAATGGCCTCTTCCAGCATGCTCGTAGGATGGCTCTCAATTAGTTAGGCTCATAGATAAGTGACATTACTTAAAGTTTACTGATCATGATTTTAGAGTTTCTAAGCTCTGGTGCGCAGACATTTCAGAGGTGGGTGCATTCATGTAAATATTGTTTTCCTATACAAATAATTTGTATGCaaagtcaaaaagaaaaataggtttcGTCTGACCTGCTGACGAGCAGCCGCAAGTTTCAATAGCTCATCTGCCTCAGAGAAATTCATGAACCACTGACTTAGCGGATGATCCTTGGTGTcgcctcttttcttttcattcacaTGTTCAATAGGACCTATAGAAATTAAGAAGGCAGTTTATTCCTCCAGAACTTTTGGAAGCACAAAACACAACAtggaaaaaaagaacaaaattataCCTGGGAGTGGCAAGTTTAGACCAGCAGGTAGCCTTGGAACAAATGCTGCTGGATGATTTTGGACACGGAGGAAGAACGCCTCAGTAGGCTCAGAAAAAACTATCTCATCATATGTTTCCACAACAACGGGCTTTTTTGTTGACTGGGGTCCATTATCATCTTCAGGATACAACTTTAGCTGGTGATATCTGTAAAATTATTAGGACAAGTTGCATGTGAGCAGGAAAAGCAGACAAATGACAATGCTGATCAAAGTTGATGATATTAGCTAGGAATTTACAGGTCCAGCTGCTTGTCACAAACATCATTGTGGAAAAAGAGGGTAATAgctatttcaaattctccccatCCAGATTCTGACAATTCAAACGGTGCTGACTCTACAACCCTTGTTGGATTGTTGAAACTAGGATGCAGTTGAAAGACAGCACGCTTAATTATCACACTCAAGTCCTCATTTGTCGCACTGCGAACATAAACAGTCCATTTGTGGGAATTGAACCTAAATGATAAAAGCACATTGTGTCAACTTACAAACTATTATTTAAGATGATATAGCACATTACACATCATAATATGAAGTTTCTTATTATGAGAATTGCACCCATACAAAAGTTAGAAAACTATAAGGCTTACTCGCTTGCTTTTTTGCCAAGCCAGAATGATATAGTTCCATATACAATTGGAAAGCTGATCTCCGCGTCCTTGAGTCTTCTAGTCTGATCATACAGACAACACAACCTTACATAAAGACCATGACAAATTGAATATCAAGATGACAAATGAAGGGCATACACTAGAGGATGTATCATTGTTCTTTCACGATCAAATAATACAATAGGTTAAATGTACTTTCTTGAGTATGTTAATAGGAAATTAAATCTCTAAAATTAAACTCTTTTTACAAAAGATCTCTGACCtatcttgttttgctttttttttcctacATACCCGCTCTTTCCTAACCAATGATTCTAACACCTCATCATGAACAATCAAAACATCTAGATACAAAAAATCTAAAAGAAGAAACTGAatgctagaagaagaaatagcttGAAATAGAAAGGCTTACACGAGATTTTAGGAATTGATGAGGTCACCTATATCCAAGCTAGTGCTGCTTCATCAAAACAAAAGTAATATAGGAATAACTGTAGTTATTGCAAATCACCCTTGTTGTATAGGAATAACTGTAGTTATTGCCAATCACCCTTGTTGTCTTGGTGACTACGGGCTCTTCCCTTGATAACCTCATCAGGGGCACAAGGATTGGCATCCTCTATCTCTTCAAATTTCGAATGGTGTATTTGACATGGGCCACAAGGTGATGAGCATCAGAAGTTGcttccctcccccccccctagggctgttaacgagccaagccgagcccgagcctccgcAGGCTCgactcggctcgtttcacaaattccccggctcgggctcgggctcgtaaagctcgtttgcccaagcccgagcccgagcccgccccatccccatccccatccccatccccgtCTCCGTTAGAGAGAAGAACGAGCAGTCGAGCTCGGTTCCGACGGTTCGTcgtcggagagaagaacgaaggaaagaaagaaaaggagagaagaaagaaggaaagaaagaaagaaagaaagaaagaaaaaaagagagagaagaatggACTCACCTCATCGCGTGATCTTGGGGTTGTCCTCGCGAGATTGACATCAACTGCCTCTTCGACTGGCAAGCTGTCTTAAATCTGAGCGGCCGCCGGCTTCAGCCGTGAGCACCGCCGGCACGGGCGTCGGCCGCAGGCACGGGCGTCAACCGCAGGCACGGCCGAGGACGCCGCTGGCCGTGGCCCGACCCTCCCATGCGAGGGACTCTCCTCTGTCGCAATCTCGCCGGTGGAGGAGTCgacaaagagaggaaaagggagggggagaaatgaagaagaaagagagggaggggccTCGGGTGCGATTTCTTTCCTAGGCAGCGAGGCATcggcggtggaggaggagggcgagaggggaggggagggacagCCGGTGCGCTGGTGCGGGAAGCTTCTGGAGAAaccgagaagaaaggagaagaaaaaaaaagaaagaggtggAGGGAAGGGTTAACGGATAGGGTTCAGGTTAACAGGCTAAGTCCGAACCCGAACCAATCCAATTcgatttaaagaaattaaatggatttgaGTTAGCTCGGGTTGGGTCTAATTTAAATCCAACTGGGTTCAATCAGATTGGAATTTAAATTGATTaagccaaataaaatttaattgggttgaatccaaatttaattgggacccaattaaattgttaattggACCGAGCCCTTTTTTGGGCTCgcaagctgctcgggctcgggctcggatttaaacgggccttattttgagctcgggctcgggcttgtttgactaacgagccgagcctgagcagctcggcccgttgacagccctacccccccccaaaaaaaaaaaaggaataatagGAAAAAGGTTACTATTTTTCACTTCAAAAAGCTTTCCTTTAGCTGCAGGCAAAGGAAAAACAAATGCCATGCTTTGGAAAAGGTTCGGTTTTGTTTTCATTTTGCAAGGCATCTCAATGAATCAGGGAATTGCATATCTAGGCATTTAAATCAATCGGGGCATTGCATGTCTTAAGCTAATATGAAGAGAAGGTAATGTCCCAGACAACTGCAGAGAAAGATTATAAGCACAGGCTTGGCCTAAACTATATGCCACAAAGAAGGAGACAGAAAGGCATGCTAGGATGTCTTCTTTCAATAGCCTGCTCTTCCAATTATCGTCAATTATGGCAAACGGTAGGAAAAAAGAGAAATGCATGATCCCTTTTTTCCTAAGTTTTATTATTTGTTTCATTAACTTGAGAGAAAGAGCAGTTCCTTCATCGCTTTATCCACTTCTATACCATTGCCGTAGGAAGAACATTTAGGCGCCCTACTATCTGTTACCTCGAGATCAGGCAAACAACCACAAGGACATCAAGGTTAGCATGTACGCCTTTGTTTAAGCACCTCAAGTTCCCTATAGTGTTTGAGTAGTTGCTCTAAATATCTCGCTTGATGCTAACTTATCCCTCTTTTACACTTTTAAGTCTTAACACTGTTCACAGTAATAAACTGTAAATAAAGAGACGTAAGAATTGCAGAAAAAGAAGCTGGAGTGTATATAACTATagacatataataacaatcttctttgCTAACCACACACTTCTGATACTCTTGCGAATAATATATTAGAGTGCATAGTAGAAGAAATATATAGCTTGCCGTCATTTGTCTGAACAGTATCTAGATTACGAGATCACAATATCCATCACATGATCCTTTCATATTGAATTTCGCATGTACCTACTATCCAGATGATCAAGATTATAAACTTATCCATGCAGAGGTGACAATTGTTTCCTTTTTAATATCAAGAAAACCATCAAAGTCCCCCTATAGGTTTATAAATCCCAATTACAATTTGGACATGTATATGTCCTCTTTCTTCATTGATAGTGAAGCCAATCTATACCATGCATAGACTCAGATTAACAGTAGAAGAATTTAGGAGAACCATTCATTCACGTCTCCAGAACCATTTAGATCAATCCATAGTTATTAATTTTGTTGCTTCCTATTGTTAAACAGCAATCATTTTCAAGTCTCTGCTCGTATAAGGTTAGAAAAAGCTTAAATCTccaatgaagaataaaaatcaaaatgagaatctCAAGGAATGTAGAAAGAAGGGATCAGCTTATGGATGGAGGAAGTAAGAAATGCAGCTTGGACATCAATGATTTAtgcaaattattaaaaaaagactCGTTTTCCATTAAATCAAAATGAGTATCAATCAGGAAGTTGGTATTGTTATATTATTAGTAGCCAATGTTTCTAATTATGGTGTCAGACCTATTAAACTTCTATCACTATGATTATAATAGCAGTTCTTATTATTATCTCCATTAGCATTATTGTCCGTATTAATATCATAAAATAATCAGCTTCAATTGGATGAAGCCATTTTCAACTTCTAAATCAATGTGCCATGTGTTCTTtattatttaaaagaaaaaatgaaacttcATATGTAGATTCCGTACCATGTCTTAATTATAGAATTACACCAAATATTGATGCTCCATAAATGATCTCACTTTCTTTGtttaaaactattttttatttttttatgtgtcTCACAGTTTAAGTCATCTACTTCAACAGCTGCTCCAAATTCAAGCTAATTAAGTTGTACTAGGTATGGCATGGCCAGATATATCTATTAGTTTGCAATTGGAATATCTTAAAACTACACAAAGGTGGCTTTATTTCCTAAATTTTTAATTCccataataattataattatatatcTTCCTTAGATGTCTAGATCATGCTAAACTTCTATAAAAAGGGATCCTAACATTGCTAGACTCTGAGAAGGAGACCAAGAGGGAAAACTATAGCACAACTTAAACTTATTTAGAATAAGGATGTAATATATCAAATAAATCTTAAACAATTTCATGAGGAAGATATCCATATTAAAAATCTTTTTGAAATTTTCCCTATATCTATATCTAAATTTAGTTTTAGTCATGCATTTGCACATGCATTATAATTAGTCCAaataaaataggagataatgtaaTTCTTCAGTCGCCTTTTTGTTTTCTCTTCTATTTAAATTGTTTGTACAAGATATGCAATAAAAAAAGTGTTATTGATATATCCATATCACATGCATACAATGAATGTCACTAACTATAGACGATCATGAATCAAAAAATAGAGTTAAGAGTGGAT
Protein-coding sequences here:
- the LOC103717410 gene encoding transcription initiation factor TFIID subunit 14b-like isoform X3 translates to MPPTSPKKHGGEQQPDTNSGQKSQRSKAARVSDDAADKKTRRLKDAEISFPIVYGTISFWLGKKASEFNSHKWTVYVRSATNEDLSVIIKRAVFQLHPSFNNPTRVVESAPFELSESGWGEFEIAITLFFHNDVCDKQLDLYHQLKLYPEDDNGPQSTKKPVVVETYDEIVFSEPTEAFFLRVQNHPAAFVPRLPAGLNLPLPGPIEHVNEKKRGDTKDHPLSQWFMNFSEADELLKLAAARQQVQAHIVKLRRQLSMIDGLPQQSKTASARSNRFYDEGRTRG
- the LOC103717410 gene encoding transcription initiation factor TFIID subunit 14b-like isoform X4, translated to MPPTSPKKHGGEQQPDTNSGQKSQRSKAARVSDDAADKKTRRLKDAEISFPIVYGTISFWLGKKASEFNSHKWTVYVRSATNEDLSVIIKRAVFQLHPSFNNPTRVVESAPFELSESGWGEFEIAITLFFHNDVCDKQLDLYHQLKLYPEDDNGPQSTKKPVVVETYDEIVFSEPTEAFFLRVQNHPAAFVPRLPAGLNLPLPGPIEHVNEKKRGDTKDHPLSQWFMNFSEADELLKLAAARQQAHIVKLRRQLSMIDGLPQQSKTASARSNRFYDEGRTRG
- the LOC103717410 gene encoding transcription initiation factor TFIID subunit 14b-like isoform X5, with the translated sequence MPPTSPKKHGGEQQPDTNSGQKSQRSKAARVSDDAADKKTRRLKDAEISFPIVYGTISFWLGKKASEFNSHKWTVYVRSATNEDLSVIIKRAVFQLHPSFNNPTRVVESAPFELSESGWGEFEIAITLFFHNDVCDKQLDLYHQLKLYPEDDNGPQSTKKPVVVETYDEIVFSEPTEAFFLRVQNHPAAFVPRLPAGLNLPLPGPIEHVNEKKRGDTKDHPLSQWFMNFSEADELLKLAAARQQVQAHIVKLRRQLSMIDGLPQQSKTASGQ
- the LOC103717410 gene encoding transcription initiation factor TFIID subunit 14b-like isoform X6, coding for MPPTSPKKHGGEQQPDTNSGQKSQRSKAARVSDDAADKKTRRLKDAEISFPIVYGTISFWLGKKASEFNSHKWTVYVRSATNEDLSVIIKRAVFQLHPSFNNPTRVVESAPFELSESGWGEFEIAITLFFHNDVCDKQLDLYHQLKLYPEDDNGPQSTKKPVVVETYDEIVFSEPTEAFFLRVQNHPAAFVPRLPAGLNLPLPGPIEHVNEKKRGDTKDHPLSQWFMNFSEADELLKLAAARQQAHIVKLRRQLSMIDGLPQQSKTASGQ
- the LOC103717410 gene encoding transcription initiation factor TFIID subunit 14b-like isoform X7 translates to MPPTSPKKHGGEQQPDTNSGQKSQRSKAARVSDDAADKKTRRLKDAEISFPIVYGTISFWLGKKASEFNSHKWTVYVRSATNEDLSVIIKRAVFQLHPSFNNPTRVVESAPFELSESGWGEFEIAITLFFHNDVCDKQLDLYHQLKLYPEDDNGPQSTKKPVVVETYDEIVFSEPTEAFFLRVQNHPAAFVPRLPAGLNLPLPGPIEHVNEKKRGDTKDHPLSQWFMNFSEADELLKLAAARQQVILWQE
- the LOC103717410 gene encoding transcription initiation factor TFIID subunit 14b-like isoform X2 encodes the protein MPPTSPKKHGGEQQPDTNSGQKSQRSKAARVSDDAADKKTRRLKDAEISFPIVYGTISFWLGKKASEFNSHKWTVYVRSATNEDLSVIIKRAVFQLHPSFNNPTRVVESAPFELSESGWGEFEIAITLFFHNDVCDKQLDLYHQLKLYPEDDNGPQSTKKPVVVETYDEIVFSEPTEAFFLRVQNHPAAFVPRLPAGLNLPLPGPIEHVNEKKRGDTKDHPLSQWFMNFSEADELLKLAAARQQAHIVKLRRQLSMIDGLPQQSKTASGDLVARVTWPTCAKQRRRSPSHPTTTEIALF
- the LOC103717410 gene encoding transcription initiation factor TFIID subunit 14b-like isoform X1, translated to MPPTSPKKHGGEQQPDTNSGQKSQRSKAARVSDDAADKKTRRLKDAEISFPIVYGTISFWLGKKASEFNSHKWTVYVRSATNEDLSVIIKRAVFQLHPSFNNPTRVVESAPFELSESGWGEFEIAITLFFHNDVCDKQLDLYHQLKLYPEDDNGPQSTKKPVVVETYDEIVFSEPTEAFFLRVQNHPAAFVPRLPAGLNLPLPGPIEHVNEKKRGDTKDHPLSQWFMNFSEADELLKLAAARQQVQAHIVKLRRQLSMIDGLPQQSKTASGDLVARVTWPTCAKQRRRSPSHPTTTEIALF